The sequence AGACCGGCCACATGAGCACCGGGGAAACCATCCGCATCGCCCGCCTCCGCGATCCTGATGGCAATACGATCATCTTCGGCGAGGAGCCGGAGACGCGGCCGGGGTGAAAACCGGAGATCCGGTGTTCTGCTCACCCGTCGTGGGCTCTCACGTGGCCTCCTGCATCAGCGAACCGGTTTCGGCGAGCCGATCCGCGCGGGCCTTCTCCAGATCGCCGCGCAGCCCGATGATGAACTTGCCCATGTCCCGCCAGATCGTTTCGTAGAACGCGCGGTCGGTGGCTCCGAGCGCGCGCAGGGCCCCTCGGTGGTTCACCCACAGCACCGTGCCCGCCGCCAGCCCGCGCAGCAGGAACAATCCCTCCCACAACTTGCCGTAGTTCCGCCCATGTTGCAGCGCCTCGCTGGTGAGTCGGGCGCGGTGGAAGGCGATGTGGCCCGCCTCGTCACGGATGATCAGGCGGCACATCCCGCGCAACGCTTCATCGCCGCCGTGGCGATGCAGCATCTTGTAGTAAACATGGCTGACGATCTCGGTGAGCAGCAGCGCGTAGAGCTCGAAACTCACACCGAGCCACCGCCGCAGGCCGCAGAAGAGCCCGAAGCTCCAGTGCGATTCGATCGGCTTGCCGCCGAGGCGGGCCAGCATCACACCGAGCAGCCGGGAATGCTCGACCTCCTCCTTGAACCACAGGTCGACCAGCGTGCGGATGCCGGGATCGGAAGCCAGCAGGCTCTCCCGGTTCCACGCGATCAGATAGGCCGGGCCGCCGCCGTCACCGAGTTGGAATTGTTGGATCGAGCGCGTGAGTTTCGCGAGGCGCTTCCCTTGGAGATCGAGCGGCGCTTCCCAGTCGGGTTCCGGGCGCTCAATTCCATTGCGGCGGAAGTGGGAGATCCAGTGGTCGATGTTCATGACGGCCGGACGTTCCCATGGAATTGGGAAGATCCGGCGCGCGGGTCATGAAAAGCGGATGAAGATTGGGGGAACGATGGTGGCCGAAAGCTCTGCTTTCGGATGGTCCTGGATGGCTCCAGTCATCCAGACGGGGCGGCTTGTCAGGCCTCCCCGCCTGCCGCCACCTGGAGCTGGAGGATACATTCTGAAAGCGGAGCTTTCAGCTACACTGAGGCTCACTTGCTCCACAGATATACCCAGCGCTCGGACACGACCTTGCCGGTCTCGTCCTGGAGCTCGCAGGTCATGTCGATGTCCTTTTCCTCGCCGGGCTGGAAGACGAAGAAGGCGCGCAGCACCTGCGGCATGTGCATCGCGGGATTGCGACCGTCGGCCACGGCGATGTCATCGACGTTCGGCATGCTGAGGTCGGTGAGGCCCACGTGGACGAGCTTCACGCCTTCCTTGTTGAGGGTCACCACCGGCTTGATCTTGGTGGCATCGTCCCACTTCGGATCGCCCACCTTTTTCTCGGGATACAGCGGCTTGGCGAAGTCGACGGACACCAGCATCTGGCCCGGCTGCTTCACCGGCACGCCCGGGCGGGTGGCCTTCACCTGGAACAGACCGGACGGCGCGGGATCGCGCATCCAGCGCAGGCGGTAGTGGAAGCGGTAGGACTTCCCGACCTCCAGCGTCGGCTCCGGTTCCCACAGCAGGATGACGTTGTCGTCGGTCTCGTCGTGGGTCGGCATCTCGATGAGGTGGAGCTTGCCGAGGTCGAAGCCTTCCACCGGCTCGACCTTCACGCTCGGGCGGTTGTGGTAGCCGGCCTCCGGATCCTGGTAGGACGAGAACGAGCGGTCGCGCTGGAGCAGCGACCACGAGCGCGGCTTTTCCAAGCGGAAGACACAGTGGCGGAAGCGGTCGCTGGCGTGCTCCAGCGGGCGGTAGTGAAGGTTGCCGCTGCCGAGTTCCATCAGCACGCCATCGCTGTCATGCACTTCCGGACGGTGATCGTAGGGCCGCGGCTGGGTGCCTTCGCCGAACCAGAACATGCTGGAGAACGGGGCGAGCCCGATTTGTTGGACCGGCTTGCGGAAGGTCAGCTCGGCTTCCACGTCCATCACGGTTTCCGTTCCCGGGGTGACGGTGAATTGATACGCGCCCGCCACGCTCGGGCCGTTGAGCAGGGCCCAGGCCTTGAGCGATTTGTCTTCCTTCGTGGGGCGCTGGAGGTGGAACTCGGTGAAGTCCGGGAACTCCTCCGGCACGCCGGGCAGGCCGCTGTTCAGCGAAAGGCCGCGGGCGGAAAGGCCATAGACCGTCTTCTGCGGGATCGCGCGGAAGTAGCTCGCGCCCTGGAACACGAGGAATTCGTCCATGTAGTCCTCGGAGTTGAGGTGCGTGCGGGCGCGCCAGCCGGAGTATCCCTGCGGGGCAGGGGTGCCCTTCGGGATCACATTCTTGCCGTAGTTGAAAAGGCTCTGATTGAAATCGAGGTGCGTCGATTTTCCGCCCACCACCTCGGAGACGGAGACGGTGCGCTTCGTCGTCCAGCCGGGGTGGAAGAAGTCCACGGAGAAGTTCGTCTTCTGGTCCCACCACAGGCCGGACTCCATCTTGAAGCGGATGTCGCGGTGCTGGTCGTAGGTCAGGTTCTTCCAGTAGTCGGCCAGCGTATCCTTCGGGGCCTCGTAGGGCGCGGCGGCCAGCGTGCGGGCCTCGGCGCGGAGGGTGTCGTAGGAGAACTCCTCCGCCATGCCGGTGGCGGAAAGCGCGAGCAGGAGGAAGGCGGGGAGGGGCTTCGGAGCGTGGGTCACGGGACCGCGATTTTCTCCACGGCCCGCGCGAAATGCAAGGACGGGAGAGGGACGTCCCCGGTTTCCGCGGATGCGGCTGGAACCTTTGTGCCGCCTTGGTTCCAGCGCCTTCTTGACGTTCCGTCGATGTACGGCGAATATGACAGTATGGCCCAGCAAAGAGGAACCGAACCGTGGCATCACTACAAGGTTTTCACCCACCTGTGGCAACCGCCGCACATGGAGGAGGCGCGTTTGATCGTCATTTCCCGCACGGAAATGACCCCGCCGGAATTGCGGGACGTGCTGGTCCGCTCCGGGCGCGCCGTGGCCGGTGCCACCTGGGTGGAGGCGGTCGAGCCGGGTAGCTATGAGGCACCGGTGGAGTTGGAGACCCCGGAGGACTACATCCTCGTCGGCGAGCTTCCGTCTTCCACTCCGGGCACCATGCCGGCCCGTCCCACCGAGCGTGATCCCACGCTGGACTACCCGTTCGAGCAACGGGCTTGAGAGATTTTTGGGGGCGGATTCTGGCCAATCCGTCACGCGACAGAGCCGTGAATCGGGTGTATGAAGGGGTATGACCGGAATATCTTACCACGGGTGGTCGGAAACCCCTCCGCTGGACATGCCGCCGCCGGAGTTCATCGAAAGCGGGGAATGGCCGGAGGTCGTGGGAGCGGGACATTCCCCTCCATGGTCCAACGACGTCCAGCCCGCCACCGATGAAAGTGACGGGCTGGAGCCTGATCCGCGGAGAGACGAGCGCCTGATGCGAGCGCTGCTCTAGGATTCCGAATCAATACTTGTAGGTCAGCTGGAGGTAGGCGGTCTTCGCCGTGTCATCCGTGCCGGTGTTGTCCAGGTATTCCCCGGCGAAGAGCGCGCCGACACCGGCGAGCAGCTCGAGGTTCTTGGTCAGGTTCGACTGCACGTAGAGGTCCAGTTCGGTGCCCACGAAGGTGTCGCCATTGTAGCCGGCGGGCATGCGGATCGGCGTGGAGCCGTTCGCACGGTAGACGAAGTCACCCGTTTCGGCGCGGAAGAAGGCGTGCGCCTGGACACCCACCTTCCAGTCCTTCACCGGCACCACGGTCAGCTCCAGATAGGGATCATGGATGTTCGCCCAGCCGACGGAGTCGAGCAGGCCGTTCATGGTGTGGGTGGACGGATAGACCGGCTGCAGGCGGTGTTGGTCACCGTCGGTGCGGTCGTCGTCACCGCTGGCGTAGCTGTAGTTCGCGCTGATGCGCGGGGTCCACGGCGTGTGCTGGAAGGTGTAGCCGAGGGTGGCCTGGCCACCGAAGGCGAGCAGGTCGAGGTCCTTCTTGCCCGAGTAGACATTGCCGGTCTGGACCATGGCTTCCAGTTCCCAATCCCACGGCGAGTCCTTGCCGGCCTTCTTGAAGAGGCGGGAACCGATGGTCCAGAAGTCACCCTTCACCGCGGCCATCTTCGATTCCTCGCTGTCCAGGTGGACGGCGTAGAAATCGAGGGTCTGGCCACAGGGGATCTTGCCGGAGGCATAGAGGCCGACCAGATCGGCACCGTGGTCGCCGTCGTTGAAAGCGTCTTCCTCGATGGTCACGACGTTTCCGGCGAAGGCGTCGACGGTCCAGTCCTTGTTCACCTGCCAGGTGAGCTTCGCGGCATCGAAGGTGCGGCCGTAGTTGCCCCAGACCGGATCGGCGAGGACGCGCTTGGAACCGTAGTCTAGCGGTTGGCGGCCCAGCGTGAGCTGGAGCGGGAATTGCTTGAGGTCGCCGAGCTGGAGGTAGGCCTGGCGGAGGTCGAAGGAGTCATCGCCGTTCGCCCCACCGAGCGTATCGTGCGGGCGGCCCGAGAAGAACTCGCGGCTGTCCTGGCCCTGGACATACACCTTCAGCCATTTCTCCGGCGTCCAGCCGAGGCCGAGGCGGGCACGGGTGGCGAGCCAGCCGTCGTCGTCGCTGGCGTTCTTGTCATCGTTGAAATCGCGGAGGTTGTCGGTCCACTCGGCACGGGTGCGGATCTCGGCGTCGATCTTGAAGTCATCGAGCCAGCTTCCCGAGGAAGCGGGGGCATCGATCTGGGGGGCGGGGGCGCCTGCAAAGACAGGAGCCGCGGTGAGCATCAGCAGTGTGGTTGCTTTCATGATGTGGTGGTCGCTTTCAACTAAGCGCGACGTTTGCCAACCTGCCCTCCCGGGGCCACTCCGGCGGTGAATCATCATCCCGGCCGAAATGCGCTACCCTCATTGCAAACGGGGCGGTTTCCGGGCGGAAATGAAAACCAGTGAGGGTAAAATGTCTGTTAGGATGAGGTTTCCTCATGAGTGCCTCCGTAGGCACCTTTCCGGCCGGAAAAACGGTTCCGGGCATTTTGCATTTCGATTTCCGGTTGGCACGGGCTTTGGCACGGATTTTTCCGTGGCAATCCACCGATAAATCTTCAGAGATGTGGCGTTTCCTACGTGCACGGCGGGATTCAGGTTCCCGCCCATCCAGATTTTCGATCCCATGAAATCCATCACCCTCGTGACCGCCGGGCTGCTTGGCGCGGCTTCCCTTTCTTCCGCCGCGGACGAGCCCACCGTGAAGGTCGGCGTGCGCACGCCTGTGGCCCTCCAAGCAGCGGTCAACGAAGATGCCAAGGCGGTGTCCCGTTTCACCAATAAGGAGATTCTGATCGCAATGAACGAGGACGGCCTTCTGGACGGTTCCGTACAGGGTTGGTCGCTGTCCCGCTTCACTGATGACGCGGATGCCGGTGACCTCTATGCCTTCAAGCCGGGCAAGCCCGCCATTTCCGTGCCGGATGACCTCCTGACCCAACCTGCGGTCCAAGGCCGCGCTACCAAACCCGCCACCACGACTAGCACTGGTTCTGGAGGGACTGGCGGCACCGGCGGCACCGGCGGCACCGGCGGGACAGGGGGCACCACCACGACGACCAGCAACGTGGTGAACAGCTTCACCTATGGAACGATTTCCGTGAAGGATGGGGATGGCACGTTCTCCGGCACCGAGTCGAAAAAGACCACCGGCACCAAGATCGCGAACACCCCCTATCCGATCGTCACCCGAGCGGAGACCTACAACATCATCGGCGTCATCGGCTACGTCGCTCCGGTGGCGGCCATTCCTGCGAAACCAGCGAACGCCGGGCCGACCAACGCGACCACTGACGATGTGGCGGCGGTTCCTGAAGTTCCCGCAGTTCCAGCCACCTTGGGCAAAACCACCTACACCGGTACCTATAAGACCACCGGTGGCGTGGGGCTGCGTTTGGAAACCTACTTCCCGGATACCAATGCCACTCCGGCCGCGCCGGGAACGAAAAACCAGGACGCCTCTCCTGCTCCATGAAGCGCGCGGGTGCCGCCATCGCCGCAGTGGCGGTTTTGGGCATCGGCTTCGGGATTCTCGCCTTGCGGCATGAGCCCGATATGGTCGAGCCAATGGCGGGTCTCGCTCCGCCATCCAGGACGGGGCGCGCCAAGGACACGGCACCGGCGTCCGATGCGATGATCGGTGCGAAGGCGGCTCCGGTTGCCTCTTCGGAGCAACGCGCCGCCATGCGGCAGAGCATCGAGGAAGCCGTCACCACTTACGAACCGGCGGCGGTGAAAACCATCGCGGTCTTTCTAACCGATCCAGACCGCGAGATCCGGGAGGCCGCCCGGGACGGCCTGATCCAGCTCGGCGAGCAGGATGCGATCCCTGTCCTGCGCATGGCCGCCACGCGGATGGCAGATCCGGCCGAGGCCACCGCTTGCCGGGAGGCCGCGGACTATCTGGAACTGCCCTCGTGGACGGAGACCCCGCAGGGGAAGGAAACGCTGGAGCGGCTCCGCTCCCGGCATGGGAAGTGAGCGGGAAGGACGGCAAGGAACGCGCGTGAAACAAGCTTGGCTTGCCGGGCTTTCACCAACAGACTGCCGCCGCCTGAATGAAGATTCTCCGCCATAGCGATCCCGGATATCCGTCCTTCGTCAAACGTCTCAACCGCCGTGCGATTCCCGATCCGGGCGTGCGGGATCTGGTGGGGGAAATCATTTCCGAGGTCGCCGCGAAGGGCGACGCCGCGCTGCTGGCCTTCACGAAGCGTTTCGATGGCGCCACACTGACCGCGAAGCAGCTTTTCGTGAGCGAGGAGGAGTTCGCCGCGGCTGAGAAGGCCGTGACGCCCGCCACCCGCCGCGCCGTGGCCCGCACGTTGAAGAACATCAAGGCCTTCGCCAAACACAGCCTGCGCAAGGACTGGTCTTTCAAGAACGCCGAGGGCGCGACCGTGGGTGAGCGTTTCACCCCCTTCGACCGCGTGGGCGTCTACGTTCCCGGCGGAAAGGCTCCGCTCGTTTCCACCGCGCTGATGACCGCGGGCTTCGCGCTCGCCGCCGGTGTGCCGGAAATCGTGGGAGCCACCCCGTGCGGTCCCGATGGCACGGTGAACCCGGCGGTGCTCTACGCGCTGCGGAAGGCCGGTGCCACCGAGGTGATCAAGGTTGGCGGGGCCCAGGCCATCGCCGGGCTCGCGCTCGGCACCAAGTCGATCCGTCCGGTCGACATGATCGTCGGCCCCGGCAACCGGTTCGTCGTCGAGGCCAAGCGCCAGCTCGTCGGCGCGGTTGCGATCGACCTGCTGCCCGGCCCGAGCGAGGTGCTCATCCTCGCGGACAAGACCGGCAATCCCGATTTCATCGCCGCCGATTTGCTCGCGCAGGCGGAGCACGCGGGCGACAGCGTGGTCGGTTTCCTCACCGATTCGAAGAGCCTGCTCGACAAGGTCCTCAAGGCGGTCGACCGCCAGATCCTCACGCTTTCCCGCAGCAAGTACATCCGGGACGTGCTGAAGGGCGGCACCTTCGTGTTGCACGTGAAGTCGATCGACGAGGGTATCGACATCGTCAATGACTTCGCCCCCGAGCACCTTTCGCTGATCTGCGCCGATGAGAAGAAGCGCCTCGCCCAGGTGAAAACCGCGGGCGCGATCTACGTCGGCAACGACTCGCCGGTGGCGGTGGGCGACTTCCTCGCCGGCCCGAGCCACACGCTGCCGACAGGCGGTGCGGGGCGCTCGTTCTCCGGCCTGCGCGCGGATCATTTCCAGCGCCGCACCAGCATCGTGAAGCTCGACAAGGCCGCCGTGCGCAAGTCGCTGGACGTGGTCAACGAGTTCTCCCGGATCGAAGGTCTGGACGCCCACGGCCGGTCGACGGCCATCCGGGTGGAGAACGTCGGCTGATAGCCATGAGCGCGCCCCCGGACGAACGCCGACGCTATTCCGCCCAACGGCTCACGGCGGGCGTGGCGGTGTGTCCGGCCTGTCTGGTGCACCTGCCGGTGCAGAGCGCGTTCTGCCCGTCTTGCCGGTTCACCGGTGAGGACTCGATGCGGATGTTCCCGCATGGCCTGC comes from Luteolibacter sp. LG18 and encodes:
- a CDS encoding glucan biosynthesis protein, yielding MTHAPKPLPAFLLLALSATGMAEEFSYDTLRAEARTLAAAPYEAPKDTLADYWKNLTYDQHRDIRFKMESGLWWDQKTNFSVDFFHPGWTTKRTVSVSEVVGGKSTHLDFNQSLFNYGKNVIPKGTPAPQGYSGWRARTHLNSEDYMDEFLVFQGASYFRAIPQKTVYGLSARGLSLNSGLPGVPEEFPDFTEFHLQRPTKEDKSLKAWALLNGPSVAGAYQFTVTPGTETVMDVEAELTFRKPVQQIGLAPFSSMFWFGEGTQPRPYDHRPEVHDSDGVLMELGSGNLHYRPLEHASDRFRHCVFRLEKPRSWSLLQRDRSFSSYQDPEAGYHNRPSVKVEPVEGFDLGKLHLIEMPTHDETDDNVILLWEPEPTLEVGKSYRFHYRLRWMRDPAPSGLFQVKATRPGVPVKQPGQMLVSVDFAKPLYPEKKVGDPKWDDATKIKPVVTLNKEGVKLVHVGLTDLSMPNVDDIAVADGRNPAMHMPQVLRAFFVFQPGEEKDIDMTCELQDETGKVVSERWVYLWSK
- the hisD gene encoding histidinol dehydrogenase, which encodes MKILRHSDPGYPSFVKRLNRRAIPDPGVRDLVGEIISEVAAKGDAALLAFTKRFDGATLTAKQLFVSEEEFAAAEKAVTPATRRAVARTLKNIKAFAKHSLRKDWSFKNAEGATVGERFTPFDRVGVYVPGGKAPLVSTALMTAGFALAAGVPEIVGATPCGPDGTVNPAVLYALRKAGATEVIKVGGAQAIAGLALGTKSIRPVDMIVGPGNRFVVEAKRQLVGAVAIDLLPGPSEVLILADKTGNPDFIAADLLAQAEHAGDSVVGFLTDSKSLLDKVLKAVDRQILTLSRSKYIRDVLKGGTFVLHVKSIDEGIDIVNDFAPEHLSLICADEKKRLAQVKTAGAIYVGNDSPVAVGDFLAGPSHTLPTGGAGRSFSGLRADHFQRRTSIVKLDKAAVRKSLDVVNEFSRIEGLDAHGRSTAIRVENVG
- a CDS encoding alginate export family protein, which translates into the protein MKATTLLMLTAAPVFAGAPAPQIDAPASSGSWLDDFKIDAEIRTRAEWTDNLRDFNDDKNASDDDGWLATRARLGLGWTPEKWLKVYVQGQDSREFFSGRPHDTLGGANGDDSFDLRQAYLQLGDLKQFPLQLTLGRQPLDYGSKRVLADPVWGNYGRTFDAAKLTWQVNKDWTVDAFAGNVVTIEEDAFNDGDHGADLVGLYASGKIPCGQTLDFYAVHLDSEESKMAAVKGDFWTIGSRLFKKAGKDSPWDWELEAMVQTGNVYSGKKDLDLLAFGGQATLGYTFQHTPWTPRISANYSYASGDDDRTDGDQHRLQPVYPSTHTMNGLLDSVGWANIHDPYLELTVVPVKDWKVGVQAHAFFRAETGDFVYRANGSTPIRMPAGYNGDTFVGTELDLYVQSNLTKNLELLAGVGALFAGEYLDNTGTDDTAKTAYLQLTYKY
- a CDS encoding ferritin-like domain-containing protein, which gives rise to MNIDHWISHFRRNGIERPEPDWEAPLDLQGKRLAKLTRSIQQFQLGDGGGPAYLIAWNRESLLASDPGIRTLVDLWFKEEVEHSRLLGVMLARLGGKPIESHWSFGLFCGLRRWLGVSFELYALLLTEIVSHVYYKMLHRHGGDEALRGMCRLIIRDEAGHIAFHRARLTSEALQHGRNYGKLWEGLFLLRGLAAGTVLWVNHRGALRALGATDRAFYETIWRDMGKFIIGLRGDLEKARADRLAETGSLMQEAT
- a CDS encoding HEAT repeat domain-containing protein; protein product: MKRAGAAIAAVAVLGIGFGILALRHEPDMVEPMAGLAPPSRTGRAKDTAPASDAMIGAKAAPVASSEQRAAMRQSIEEAVTTYEPAAVKTIAVFLTDPDREIREAARDGLIQLGEQDAIPVLRMAATRMADPAEATACREAADYLELPSWTETPQGKETLERLRSRHGK